A region from the Brassica napus cultivar Da-Ae chromosome C8, Da-Ae, whole genome shotgun sequence genome encodes:
- the LOC106415399 gene encoding protein TOPLESS, producing the protein MSSLSRELVFLILQFLDEEKFKETVHKLEQESGFFFNMKYFEDEVHNGNWDEVEKYLSGFTKVDDNRYSMKIFFEIRKQKYLEALDKHDRPKAVEILVKDLKVFSTFNEELFKEITQLLTLENFRENEQLSKYGDTKSARSIMLVELKKLIEANPLFRDKLQFPTLRNSRLRTLINQSLNWQHQLCKNPRPNPDIKTLFVDHSCGPPNGARAPSPVSNPLLGGLPKAGGFPPLGAHGPFQPTASPVPPPLAGWMSSPSSVPHPAVSAGPIALGGPSIPAALKHPRTPPTNPALDYPSAESEHVSKRTRPMGISDEVNLGVNMLPMSFPGQAHGHSPAFKAPDDLPKTVARTLTQGSSPMSMDFHPIKQTLLLVGTNVGDIGLWEVGSRERLVQKTFKVWDISKCSMPLQAALVKEPVVSVNRVIWSPDGSLFGVAYSRHIVQLYSYHGGEDMRQHLEIDAHVGGVNDISFSTPNKQLCVITCGDDKTIKVWDAATGVKRHTFEGHEAPVYSVCPHYKENIQFIFSTALDGKIKAWLYDNMGSRVDYDAPGRWCTTMAYSADGTRLFSCGTSKDGESYIVEWNESEGAVKRTYQGFHKRSLGVVQFDTTKNRYLAAGDDFSIKFWDMDNVQLLTAIDGDGGLQASPRIRFNKEGSLLAVSGNENVIKVMANSDGLRLLHTFENVSSESSKPAINSLATAAAATSAAADRSANVVSIQAMNGDARNMVDVKPVITEESNDKSKIWKLTEVSEPSQCRSLRLPENLRVAKISRLIFTNSGNAILALASNAIHLLWKWQRNERNATGKATASLPPQQWQPASGILMTNDAAENNAEEAVPCFALSKNDSYVMSASGGKISLFNMMTFKTMATFMPPPPAATFLAFHPQDNNIIAIGMDDSTIQIYNVRVDEVKSKLKGHSKRITGLAFSNVLNVLVSSGADAQLCVWNTDGWEKQRSKVLPLPQGRPNTAPSDTRVQFHQDQAHFLVVHETQLAIYETTKLECMKQWPVRESSAPITHATFSCDSQLVYASFMDATICVFSSANLRLRCRVNPSAYLPASLSNSNVHPLVIAAHPQEPNMFAVGLSDGGVHIFEPFESEGKWGVAPPAENGSANGAVAAPSVGASASDQPQR; encoded by the exons ATGTCTTCTCTTAGTAGAGAGCTTGTGTTCCTGATCTTACAGTTTCTCGATGAAGAGAAGTTTAAAGAGACTGTTCACAA GCTTGAACAAGAATCTGGATTTTTCTTCAACATGAAGTACTTTGAGGACGAGGTGCATAACGGGAACTGGGACGAGGTTGAGAAGTATCTCTCTGGTTTCACTAAAGTGGATGATAATAGATACTCTATGAAGATATTCTTCGAGATAAGAAAGCAGAAGTATCTCGAGGCTTTGGATAA gCATGATCGTCCCAAGGCGGTGGAGATACTAGTGAAGGATTTGAAAGTGTTTTCAACTTTTAACGAGGAGCTTTTCAAAGAAATAACTCAGCTCTTGACGTTAGAGAACTTCAGGGAGAATGAACAGTTATCAAAGTATGGGGACACCAAGTCCGCAAGATCGATCATGTTGGTGGAACTCAAGAAGCTTATCGAGGCGAATCCTCTGTTCCGTGATAAACTGCAGTTTCCTACTCTTAGAAACTCGAGGCTGAGGACTCTTATCAACCAGAG CTTAAATTGGCAACATCAGCTTTGTAAAAACCCAAGGCCAAATCCGGATATAAAGACTCTTTTTGTTGATCATTCGTGTGGTCCTCCAAATGGTGCACGTGCTCCATCTCCTGTGAGCAATCCACTGCTTGGAGGGTTACCAAAAGCTGGAGGCTTTCCTCCTTTAGGCGCACACGGG CCGTTTCAACCAACGGCCTCACCCGTTCCACCTCCTCTTGCTGGTTGGATGTCTAGTCCTTCCTCTGTCCCACATCCAGCTGTGTCTGCAGGACCCATTGCCCTTGGTGGTCCTTCTATCCCAG CGGCATTGAAGCATCCGAGAACTCCTCCAACTAATCCTGCTTTAGACTACCCATCAGCAGAGTCTGAACATGTCTCGAAAAGAACAAGGCCTATGGGCATCTCTGACGAGGTTAATCTAGGTGTCAACATGTTACCAATGTCGTTTCCCGGGCAGGCGCATGGTCACAGTCCAGCTTTCAAAGCACCTGATGACTTGCCTAAGACGGTTGCACGAACTTTGACTCAGGGCTCATCTCCAATGAGCATGGATTTTCATCCAATCAAACAGACTCTGCTTCTAG TTGGTACTAATGTAGGAGATATCGGTCTGTGGGAAGTTGGTTCTCGTGAAAGATTAGTACAGAAGACCTTCAAAGTCTGGGATATAAGCAAATGTTCAATGCCCTTACAGGCTGCTCTGGTGAAAGAGCCTGTTGTATCTGTTAACCGTGTGATATGGAGCCCAGACGGTTCCTTGTTCG GAGTTGCTTACTCGAGACATATTGTACAACTATACTCTTATCATGGAGGTGAAGACATGAGGCAACACCTTGAG ATTGATGCTCACGTTGGTGGTGTGAATGATATTTCCTTCTCGACTCCAAACAAGCAACTGTGTGTGATAACCTGCGGTGATGACAAAACCATCAAGGTCTGGGACGCTGCAACGGGTGTCAAAAGACATACTTTTGAAGGCCATGAAGCTCCTGTTTACTCTGTCTGTCCTCACTACAAGGAAAACATTCAA TTCATATTTTCTACAGCGCTCGATGGGAAAATCAAGGCATGGTTGTATGATAACATGGGTTCTCGAGTTGACTACGATGCACCGGGTCGCTGGTGTACCACAATGGCTTACAGTGCGGATGGAACTAGGCTATTCTCTTGTGGGACGAGCAAAGATGGAGAGTCTTACATAGTTGAGTGGAATGAAAGCGAAGGAGCTGTTAAAAGAACTTATCAAGGCTTCCACAAGCGTTCTCTCGGTGTTGTGCAGTTTGACACGACTAAAAACCGTTATCTAGCTGCTGGTGATGACTTCTCCATCAAGTTCTGGGATATGGACAATGTGCAGCTTTTAACTGCCATTGATGGCGATGGAGGTCTCCAGGCAAGCCCGCGTATCCGGTTTAACAAGGAAGGCTCTCTCTTGGCTGTGTCTGGAAACGAGAATGTGATCAAGGTTATGGCAAACTCGGATGGTTTGAGACTGTTGCACACTTTCGAGAACGTTTCATCTGAATCCTCCAAG CCTGCAATAAACAGTCTTGCAACGGCAGCTGCTGCTACGAGTGCTGCAGCAGATCGATCAGCCAATGTTGTTTCCATCCAAGCAATG AATGGAGATGCGAGGAATATGGTGGATGTGAAGCCAGTGATAACAGAGGAATCAAATGATAAGTCTAAGATATGGAAGCTTACTGAAGTCAGCGAGCCTTCTCAATGCAGGTCACTGAGACTCCCTGAGAATCTGAGAGTAGCTAAG ATATCAAGATTGATTTTCACCAATTCCGGAAACGCTATCTTGGCTTTGGCGTCAAACGCTATTCATCTTCTATGGAAATGGCAGAGGAATGAGCGCAACGCAACTGGAAAG GCTACAGCTTCTTTGCCACCTCAGCAATGGCAACCAGCAAGTGGGATCCTAATGACTAACGACGCAGCTGAAAACAACGCTGAGGAAGCTGTACCTTGTTTTGCTTTATCCAAGAATGATTCGTATGTAATGTCAGCCTCTGGAGGAAAGATCTCCTTATTTAACATGATGACGTTTAAG ACGATGGCTACTTTTATGCCACCGCCGCCTGCTGCAACTTTTCTTGCTTTCCATCCTCAAGACAACAATATCATTGCTATCGGAATGGATGATAGTACTATTCAGATTTATAACGTCCGTGTTGATGAG GTGAAGAGTAAGCTTAAAGGTCATTCAAAGAGAATAACTGGTCTTGCCTTCTCCAATGTGTTGAATGTGCTGGTTTCTTCTGGAGCTGATGCTCAG CTTTGTGTATGGAACACAGATGGATGGGAGAAGCAAAGAAGCAAGGTTCTGCCACTTCCACAGGGAAGACCAAACACTGCACCTTCAGACACGCGTGTTCAGTTCCACCAAGATCAAGCTCACTTCCTCGTCGTGCACGAGACGCAGCTTGCTATTTATGAAACAACCAAGCTCGAATGCATGAAACAg TGGCCAGTGAGAGAATCGTCAGCTCCAATCACTCATGCCACCTTCTCATGTGATAGCCAATTGGTCTATGCGAGTTTTATGGATGCAACGATTTGTGTATTTAGCTCTGCTAATCTAAGGTTGCGTTGCCGAGTCAACCCTTCTGCGTATCTACCAGCTAGTCTCAG taaCTCGAACGTACATCCTCTGGTGATTGCGGCACATCCGCAAGAACCAAACATGTTTGCAGTTGGTCTCTCAGACGGAGGTGTTCATATATTCGAACCATTTGAGTCAGAAGGTAAATGGGGAGTGGCTCCACCTGCTGAGAATGGATCTGCAAATGGCGCGGTGGCTGCACCATCCGTTGGAGCCTCTGCTTCTGATCAGCCACAGAGATGA
- the LOC125591289 gene encoding uncharacterized protein LOC125591289 isoform X2 codes for MTLRPSFRSRGNPSKAASASRGSDRNQGGSFLISMKEVLDDGGSKPVVETTPTEVVAQDAAPLPEVQVPEADYQAPKGTSEIEPSRHKRPRIDQGGASIRSSSSSSRGGTVGWSFTHSKPGSILDDSWGLAAIMRHLKSVGCPLPALKDLTNRDEYLDIAHCMGQLAGAVNRAQLRFENALCAAPNAGELAEVTEMVKAAKTDLDQARVRISELEAEVTRLGSKADAQQGEIESQKLDIQVKSRRINDLEAARKIAEHQVRELIASSRDSQKNKEAEVKLAVREGKKEVAEAYGKILVCVKEKFARKKDEVDALVYAQELQANADLLKDMLNNKIQSVEEEYNQLVALLPEATTAYEKAQVSDFSVSKLPLPQISESSAPVEAAIGGDGNVVDEGVPAGAGDPIQEEKED; via the exons ATGACTCTGCGACCGTCATTCCGTTCTAGGGGTAACCCCTCTAAAGCTGCCAGTGCTTCTCGTGGAAGCGACAGGAACCAAGGAGGATCGTTCCTTATCTCAATGAAGGAAGTTTTGGACGACGGAGGATCCAAACCTGTTGTCGAGACTACTCCAACTGAGGTTGTAGCTCAGGATGCTGCTCCTCTCCCTGAGGTCCAGGTGCCGGAGGCTGACTACCAGGCTCCGAAGGGTACCTCTGAGATCGAGCCGTCGAGACACAAGAGGCCCAGGATCGATCAGGGCGGGGCTTCCATccgttcttcttcctcgtcctctagaGGAGGGACTGTTGGGTGGAGCTTTACCCATTCGAAGCCTGGGTCGATCCTGGATGACTCTTGGGGCCTAGCTGCGATAATGAGGCACCTGAAGAGCGTGGGATGTCCCCTTCCAGCGCTCAAGGACCTGACTAACCGAGATGAGTATCTCGATATTGCCCACTGTATGGGTCAG TTGGCTGGGGCTGTTAACAGGGCCCAGCTCAGGTTTGAGAATGCTCTGTGTGCTGCCCCCAATGCTGGTGAACTTGCTGAGGTTACCGAGATGGTTAAGGCAGCCAAAACCGATCTTGACCAAGCCCGGGTTCGAATTTCTGAACTCGAAGCCGAAGTGACGAGGCTAGGCTCGAAGGCCGATGCTCAGCAAGGAGAGATCGAGAGTCAAAAGCTCGATATCCAGGTGAAGAGCAGGAGGATCAATGATTTAGAGGCTGCTCGAAAGATAGCTGAGCATCAAGTACGTGAGCTCATTGCCTCATCCCGGGATAGCCAGAAGAACAAGGAAGCTGAAGTCAAGCTGGCTGTCAGGGAAGGGAAGAAAGAAGTCGCCGAAGCTTACGGCAAGATCCTGGTCTGTGTTAAGGAGAAGTTTGCTAGGAAGAAAGATGAGGTCGACGCTTTGGTGTACGCTCAGGAGCTCCAAGCTAATGCCGACCTCTTGAAGGATATGCTGAACAACAAGATCCAAAGCGTTGAAGAGGAGTACAACCAATTGGTGGCCTTATTACCAGAAGCGACAACTGCGTATGAGAAGGCTCAAGTCTCTGACTTCTCGGTCAGCAAGCTTCCTCTTCCCCAGATCTCGGAGAGTTCAG CTCCAGTCGAGGCAGCAATAGGAGGTGACGGCAATGTGGTCGATGAGGGAGTTCCTGCCGGTGCTGGTGATCCGATTcaggaagagaaggaagattga
- the LOC125591289 gene encoding uncharacterized protein LOC125591289 isoform X3, whose translation MTLRPSFRSRGNPSKAASASRGSDRNQGGSFLISMKEVLDDGGSKPVVETTPTEVVAQDAAPLPEVQVPEADYQAPKGTSEIEPSRHKRPRIDQGGASIRSSSSSSRGGTVGWSFTHSKPGSILDDSWGLAAIMRHLKSVGCPLPALKDLTNRDEYLDIAHCMGQLAGAVNRAQLRFENALCAAPNAGELAEVTEMVKAAKTDLDQARVRISELEAEVTRLGSKADAQQGEIESQKLDIQVKSRRINDLEAARKIAEHQVRELIASSRDSQKNKEAEVKLAVREGKKEVAEAYGKILVCVKEKFARKKDEVDALVYAQELQANADLLKDMLNNKIQSVEEEYNQLVALLPEATTAYEKAQVSDFSVSKLPLPQISESSVEAAIGGDGNVVDEGVPAGAGDPIQEEKED comes from the exons ATGACTCTGCGACCGTCATTCCGTTCTAGGGGTAACCCCTCTAAAGCTGCCAGTGCTTCTCGTGGAAGCGACAGGAACCAAGGAGGATCGTTCCTTATCTCAATGAAGGAAGTTTTGGACGACGGAGGATCCAAACCTGTTGTCGAGACTACTCCAACTGAGGTTGTAGCTCAGGATGCTGCTCCTCTCCCTGAGGTCCAGGTGCCGGAGGCTGACTACCAGGCTCCGAAGGGTACCTCTGAGATCGAGCCGTCGAGACACAAGAGGCCCAGGATCGATCAGGGCGGGGCTTCCATccgttcttcttcctcgtcctctagaGGAGGGACTGTTGGGTGGAGCTTTACCCATTCGAAGCCTGGGTCGATCCTGGATGACTCTTGGGGCCTAGCTGCGATAATGAGGCACCTGAAGAGCGTGGGATGTCCCCTTCCAGCGCTCAAGGACCTGACTAACCGAGATGAGTATCTCGATATTGCCCACTGTATGGGTCAG TTGGCTGGGGCTGTTAACAGGGCCCAGCTCAGGTTTGAGAATGCTCTGTGTGCTGCCCCCAATGCTGGTGAACTTGCTGAGGTTACCGAGATGGTTAAGGCAGCCAAAACCGATCTTGACCAAGCCCGGGTTCGAATTTCTGAACTCGAAGCCGAAGTGACGAGGCTAGGCTCGAAGGCCGATGCTCAGCAAGGAGAGATCGAGAGTCAAAAGCTCGATATCCAGGTGAAGAGCAGGAGGATCAATGATTTAGAGGCTGCTCGAAAGATAGCTGAGCATCAAGTACGTGAGCTCATTGCCTCATCCCGGGATAGCCAGAAGAACAAGGAAGCTGAAGTCAAGCTGGCTGTCAGGGAAGGGAAGAAAGAAGTCGCCGAAGCTTACGGCAAGATCCTGGTCTGTGTTAAGGAGAAGTTTGCTAGGAAGAAAGATGAGGTCGACGCTTTGGTGTACGCTCAGGAGCTCCAAGCTAATGCCGACCTCTTGAAGGATATGCTGAACAACAAGATCCAAAGCGTTGAAGAGGAGTACAACCAATTGGTGGCCTTATTACCAGAAGCGACAACTGCGTATGAGAAGGCTCAAGTCTCTGACTTCTCGGTCAGCAAGCTTCCTCTTCCCCAGATCTCGGAGAGTTCAG TCGAGGCAGCAATAGGAGGTGACGGCAATGTGGTCGATGAGGGAGTTCCTGCCGGTGCTGGTGATCCGATTcaggaagagaaggaagattga
- the LOC125591289 gene encoding uncharacterized protein LOC125591289 isoform X1 — MTLRPSFRSRGNPSKAASASRGSDRNQGGSFLISMKEVLDDGGSKPVVETTPTEVVAQDAAPLPEVQVPEADYQAPKGTSEIEPSRHKRPRIDQGGASIRSSSSSSRGGTVGWSFTHSKPGSILDDSWGLAAIMRHLKSVGCPLPALKDLTNRDEYLDIAHCMGQLAGAVNRAQLRFENALCAAPNAGELAEVTEMVKAAKTDLDQARVRISELEAEVTRLGSKADAQQGEIESQKLDIQVKSRRINDLEAARKIAEHQVRELIASSRDSQKNKEAEVKLAVREGKKEVAEAYGKILVCVKEKFARKKDEVDALVYAQELQANADLLKDMLNNKIQSVEEEYNQLVALLPEATTAYEKAQVSDFSVSKLPLPQISESSGTFEINMFNPSFSGEYGSNLGLMAPDLAPVEAAIGGDGNVVDEGVPAGAGDPIQEEKED, encoded by the exons ATGACTCTGCGACCGTCATTCCGTTCTAGGGGTAACCCCTCTAAAGCTGCCAGTGCTTCTCGTGGAAGCGACAGGAACCAAGGAGGATCGTTCCTTATCTCAATGAAGGAAGTTTTGGACGACGGAGGATCCAAACCTGTTGTCGAGACTACTCCAACTGAGGTTGTAGCTCAGGATGCTGCTCCTCTCCCTGAGGTCCAGGTGCCGGAGGCTGACTACCAGGCTCCGAAGGGTACCTCTGAGATCGAGCCGTCGAGACACAAGAGGCCCAGGATCGATCAGGGCGGGGCTTCCATccgttcttcttcctcgtcctctagaGGAGGGACTGTTGGGTGGAGCTTTACCCATTCGAAGCCTGGGTCGATCCTGGATGACTCTTGGGGCCTAGCTGCGATAATGAGGCACCTGAAGAGCGTGGGATGTCCCCTTCCAGCGCTCAAGGACCTGACTAACCGAGATGAGTATCTCGATATTGCCCACTGTATGGGTCAG TTGGCTGGGGCTGTTAACAGGGCCCAGCTCAGGTTTGAGAATGCTCTGTGTGCTGCCCCCAATGCTGGTGAACTTGCTGAGGTTACCGAGATGGTTAAGGCAGCCAAAACCGATCTTGACCAAGCCCGGGTTCGAATTTCTGAACTCGAAGCCGAAGTGACGAGGCTAGGCTCGAAGGCCGATGCTCAGCAAGGAGAGATCGAGAGTCAAAAGCTCGATATCCAGGTGAAGAGCAGGAGGATCAATGATTTAGAGGCTGCTCGAAAGATAGCTGAGCATCAAGTACGTGAGCTCATTGCCTCATCCCGGGATAGCCAGAAGAACAAGGAAGCTGAAGTCAAGCTGGCTGTCAGGGAAGGGAAGAAAGAAGTCGCCGAAGCTTACGGCAAGATCCTGGTCTGTGTTAAGGAGAAGTTTGCTAGGAAGAAAGATGAGGTCGACGCTTTGGTGTACGCTCAGGAGCTCCAAGCTAATGCCGACCTCTTGAAGGATATGCTGAACAACAAGATCCAAAGCGTTGAAGAGGAGTACAACCAATTGGTGGCCTTATTACCAGAAGCGACAACTGCGTATGAGAAGGCTCAAGTCTCTGACTTCTCGGTCAGCAAGCTTCCTCTTCCCCAGATCTCGGAGAGTTCAGGTACTTTCGAGATtaacatgtttaatccatccTTTTCTGGGGAGTATGGCTCTAATTTGGGTTTGATGGCTCCTGACTTAGCTCCAGTCGAGGCAGCAATAGGAGGTGACGGCAATGTGGTCGATGAGGGAGTTCCTGCCGGTGCTGGTGATCCGATTcaggaagagaaggaagattga
- the LOC106414620 gene encoding arogenate dehydrogenase 2, chloroplastic-like: MTNYFNLLYGPCGCGIHQIRSSSSSPHIASLLLPQVVALHTHSSNHHKSLLHRHHRHHTMLLHFSPTKPLFSPPNLRRNPPAIAISPPRSLRIRAIDAAQIFDYETQLKSEYRKSSALKIAVLGFGNFGQFLSKTLVRHGHNLITHSRSDYSSAASSIGARFFHNPHDLCEQHPDVVLLCTSILSTESVLRSFPFQRLRRSTLFVDVLSVKEFPKTLFLKYLPKEFDILCTHPMFGPESGKHSWSGLPFVYDKVRIGGEDSRHERCDKFLKVFESEGCRMVEMSCEEHDKHAAGSQFVTHTMGRVLEKFGVESSPINTKGYETLLDLVENTSSDSFELYYGLFMYNQNALEQLERLDMAFESIKKELFGRLHQVYRKQMFGGGEGKKTEQKLLNDGVVRVKEESSSSSSS, encoded by the coding sequence AtgacaaattattttaatttactttACGGTCCTTGTGGTTGTGGTATTCATCAGATTCGATCGTCTTCCTCCTCTCCTCATAtcgcttctcttcttcttccacaagTTGTTGCTTTGCATACACACTCCTCAAATCACCACAAATCTCTTCTCCACCGCCACCACCGGCACCACACAATGCTACTCCATTTCTCTCCCACGAAGCCCCTCTTCTCTCCCCCCAATCTCCGCCGGAACCCACCCGCTATCGCCATTTCTCCGCCGAGATCCCTCCGCATCCGCGCCATCGACGCCGCCCAGATCTTCGACTACGAGACCCAGCTCAAATCCGAGTACCGCAAATCCTCCGCCCTCAAAATCGCCGTCCTAGGCTTCGGCAACTTCGGCCAGTTCCTCTCCAAAACCCTAGTCCGCCACGGCCACAACCTAATCACCCACTCCCGCTCCGATTACTCCTCCGCCGCCTCCTCAATCGGCGCCCGCTTCTTCCACAACCCCCACGACCTCTGCGAGCAGCACCCCGACGTCGTCCTCCTCTGCACCTCCATCCTCTCCACCGAATCCGTCCTCCGATCGTTCCCCTTCCAGCGCCTCCGCCGCAGCACGCTCTTCGTCGACGTCCTCTCCGTCAAAGAGTTCCCCAAGACCCTCTTCCTCAAGTACCTCCCCAAGGAGTTCGACATCCTCTGCACTCACCCGATGTTCGGACCGGAGAGCGGCAAGCACTCCTGGTCCGGCCTCCCTTTCGTCTACGACAAGGTGAGGATCGGAGGGGAGGATTCTCGGCACGAGAGGTGCGACAAGTTTCTCAAGGTGTTCGAGAGCGAAGGCTGTAGGATGGTGGAGATGAGCTGCGAGGAGCACGACAAGCACGCGGCTGGGTCCCAGTTCGTGACGCATACCATGGGGAGGGTGTTGGAGAAGTTTGGAGTCGAGTCTTCTCCCATTAATACCAAAGGTTACGAGACGTTGCTTGATTTGGTGGAGAACACGTCCAGTGATAGCTTTGAGCTTTACTATGGTTTGTTTATGTATAACCAGAACGCGCTTGAGCAGTTGGAGAGGTTGGATATGGCGTTTGAGTCTATTAAGAAGGAGTTGTTTGGGAGGTTGCATCAGGTTTATAGGAAGCAGATGTTTGGTGGTGGGGAGGGGAAGAAAACAGAGCAGAAGTTGCTTAACGACGGTGTTGTTCGCGTGAAAGAggagtcatcatcatcatcatcttcttaa
- the LOC125591288 gene encoding pyrophosphate-energized vacuolar membrane proton pump 1-like has protein sequence MVASAFLPELWTEILIPVCAVVGIVFSLFQWFIVSRVKVSGDQGASSSSGGAKNGYDDYLIEEEEGVNDQSVVAKCAEIQTAISEGATSFLFTEYQYVGVFMVFFAAIIFVFLGSVEGFSTESKPCTYDSTKTCKPALATAAFSTIAFILGAVTSVLSGFLGMKIATYANARTTLEARKGVGKAFIVAFRSGAVMGFLLAASGLLVLYITINVFKIYYGDDWEGLFEAITGYGLGGSSMALFGRVGGGIYTKAADVGADLVGKIERNIPEDDPRNPAVIADNVGDNVGDIAGMGSDLFGSYAEASCAALVVASISSFGINHDFTAMCYPLLISSMGILVCLITTLFATDFFEIKAVKEIEPALKNQLIISTAIMTVGIAVVSWVGLPSSFTIFNFGTQKVVQNWQLFLCVCVGLWAGLIIGFVTEYYTSNAYSPVQDVADSCRTGAATNVIFGLALGYKSVIIPIFAIAISIFVSFSFAAMYGVAVAALGMLSTIATGLAIDAYGPISDNAGGIAEMAGMSHRIRERTDALDAAGNTTAAIGKGFAIGSAALVSLALFGAFVSRAGVHTVDVLTPKVIIGLLVGAMLPYWFSAMTMKSVGSAALKMVEEVRRQFNTIPGLMEGTAKPDYATCVKISTDASIKEMIPPGCLVMLTPLIVGFFFGVETLSGVLAGSLVSGVQIAISASNTGGAWDNAKKYIEAGVSEHAKSLGPKGSEPHKAAVIGDTIGDPLKDTSGPSLNILIKLMAVESLVFAPFFATHGGILFKYL, from the exons ATGGTGGCGTCAGCTTTTCTCCCGGAGCTCTGGACGGAGATCCTCATCCCTGTTTGCGCGGTGGTCGGCATCGTTTTCTCGCTCTTCCAATGGTTCATCGTCTCTCGCGTGAAGGTCTCCGGCGACCAAGGCGCATCCTCGTCTTCTGGCGGTGCTAAGAATGGCTACGATGATTACCTCATCGAGGAAGAGGAAGGTGTTAACGACCAGAGCGTCGTCGCTAAGTGCGCTGAGATTCAGACAGCTATATCTGAAG GTGCAACTTCATTCCTATTCACGGAGTACCAATACGTTGGTGTCTTCATGGTGTTCTTTGCCGCTATCATCTTCGTTTTCCTCGGCTCCGTCGAGGGATTCAGCACAGAGAGCAAGCCTTGCACCTACGACTCCACCAAAACCTGCAAGCCTGCTTTAGCCACCGCAGCTTTCAGCACCATTGCTTTCATCCTCGGTGCGGTCACCTCCGTTCTCTCTGGCTTCCTCGGCATGAAGATTGCCACCTACGCTAACGCTAGAACCACCTTGGAGGCCAGGAAAGGTGTCGGAAAGGCCTTCATCGTTGCGTTCAGGTCAGGGGCTGTGATGGGCTTCCTTCTCGCCGCTAGTGGTCTCTTGGTGCTGTACATTACCATTAACGTGTTCAAGATCTATTACGGTGATGACTGGGAAGGTCTTTTTGAGGCTATCACTGGCTACGGGCTTGGTGGATCTTCCATGGCTCTCTTTGGACGTGTTGGTGGTGGGATCTACACTAAAGCTGCTGATGTTGGTGCTGATCTTGTCGGTAAAATCGAGAGGAATATTCCAGAAGACGATCCAAGAAACCCAGCT GTTATTGCTGATAATGTGGGTGACAATGTTGGTGACATTGCTGGTATGGGATCTGATCTCTTTGGGTCATACGCTGAAGCGTCATGTGCTGCCCTTGTCGTTGCTTCGATCTCTTCCTTTGGTATCAACCACGATTTCACTGCCATGTGCTACCCACTGCTCATCAGTTCAATGGGTATCTTGGTTTGTTTGATCACGACCCTCTTCGCCACTGACTTCTTTGAGATTAAGGCTGTTAAGGAGATTGAGCCAGCGTTGAAGAACCAGCTCATCATCTCAACTGCTATCATGACCGTTGGAATCGCTGTTGTATCATGGGTTGGCTTGCCTTCTTCCTTCACCATCTTCAACTTTGGAACACAAAAAGTCGTGCAGAACTG GCAGCTATTCCTGTGTGTTTGTGTTGGTCTTTGGGCTGGACTCATTATTGGTTTCGTCACTGAGTACTACACTAGCAACGCCTACAG CCCTGTGCAAGATGTTGCAGATTCATGCAGAACTGGTGCTGCCACCAATGTCATATTTGGACTGGCTCTTGGTTACAAATCAGTCATCATTCCAATCTTCGCCATTGCTATCAGTATCTTCGTTAGCTTCAGCTTTGCTGCTATGTATGGTGTTGCCGTTGCCGCTCTAGGGATGCTCAGCACCATCGCCACTGGTTTGGCAATCGATGCTTACGGTCCCATCAGTGACAATGCTGGTGGTATTGCTGAAATGGCTGGAATGAGCCACCGCATCCGCGAAAGAACCGATGCTCTTGACGCAGCTGGAAACACCACTGCCGCTATTGGAAAG gGATTTGCTATTGGCTCTGCTGCGTTGGTCTCCTTGGCTTTGTTCGGTGCCTTCGTGAGCCGTGCAGGAGTCCACACCGTTGATGTTTTGACCCCAAAGGTGATCATTGGTCTGCTTGTCGGCGCCATGCTTCCTTACTGGTTCTCGGCAATGACGATGAAGAGTGTGGGAAGTGCAGCGCTTAAGATGGTTGAAGAAGTTCGCAGGCAGTTCAACACCATCCCTGGACTCATGGAAGGTACCGCAAAGCCTGACTACGCCACATGCGTCAAGATCTCCACCGATGCTTCTATTAAGGAAATGATTCCTCCTGGTTGCCTTGTCATGCTCACTCCTCTCATTGTTGGTTTCTTCTTTGGTGTTGAGACCCTCTCTGGTGTTCTCGCCGGATCCCTTGTTTCCGGTGTTCAG attgcCATCTCTGCATCTAACACTGGTGGTGCCTGGGACAACGCCAAGAAATACATTGAG gcTGGTGTGTCGGAACACGCAAAGAGTCTAGGACCAAAGGGTTCAGAGCCACACAAGGCAGCTGTTATAGGTGACACCATTGGAGACCCGTTGAAGGATACCTCAGGACCTTCGTTGAACATTCTGATCAAGCTCATGGCTGTTGAGTCTCTTGTGTTTGCTCCCTTCTTTGCCACTCACGGTGGTATCCTTTTCAAGTACCTCTAA